A part of Calonectris borealis chromosome 30, bCalBor7.hap1.2, whole genome shotgun sequence genomic DNA contains:
- the SLC39A5 gene encoding zinc transporter ZIP5: MGTGTGAGQRHVPRPPPSAQRGPSRRTDGRAAGGCVPRAARRDPVSWEGPTGTRVCAPRGRGHRRSRRPHASTPLSPSSAGDPPPPPAGSGPMGPRGLLLGVLGLLAVGAAGAGGGPGPLPEDAAQEHGYYLQQLFGQYGANGTLPFEGLARLLGSLGLGRVQVVQIQHEELGHGHVSHLDLLEVQEEKHRHRHPVWEHGGDPAPSAPPPTRPPRYPPVPSPAPGGLPPTPAPWGGSSALASPSPRASQTKSWTKPAPAEPPGAGATPGSRGAPPPPRRDQPGLSLLGRVLGLEHSSADHPHDDCLNVTQLLVNFGLDSVSQLTPEQFTLLCPALLYQIDSRVCIQHSDEVTLPPPGGALWPALGWGLLAVTFISLPSALAVVLVPLLSRRFFRSLLAFLVALAVGTLCGDALLHLWPHAQGRHQEAPAELGAAVLQGLAVLGGIYLLFLVELLLGMLRRSREATGRSPGETPDVAAGVLAPSRGGAELQHLTAPEPELELKSHGHPHGHPHGHPHGHSHGHSHGPALPPSPGATDIVWMVVLGDGIHNLTDGLAIGAAFSHSLSSGLSTALAVLCHELPHELGDLAVLLRAGTAPRTILLLNLLSALLSCLGAAAGAAVGQSASHLTPWILTATAGVFLYVALADMLPEALRGTEGPGEGTWGRFLLQNAGFLLGSGIMLGIALAEGHVRAWLQP; this comes from the exons ATGGGGACCGGGACGGGGGCTGGTCAGCGGCACGTCCCCCGGCCCCCGCCATCGGCACAGCGCGGCCCCAG cagacggacggacggacgggcgGCAGGAGGGTGCGTACCCAGGGCCGCTCGGAGGGACCCCGTGTCCTGGGAGGGACCCACGGGCACCCGGGTCTGCGCCCCACGGGGCCGGGgacaccgccgctcccgccgccctcACGCCagcacccccctctcccccagctccgcCGGGGacccccctccgccgcccgcaGGATCCGGCCCCATGGGCCCCCGTGGGCTCCTCCTGGgcgtcctggggctgctggccgtgggggccgcgggggccgggggggggccggggccgctgcccgAGGACGCGGCGCAGGAGCACGGCTACTACCTGCAGCAGCTCTTCGGGCAGTACGGGGCCAACGGGACGCTGCCCTTCGAGGGGCTGGCGCggctgctgggcagcctggggctgggcCGCGTGCAGGTGGTGCAGATCCAGCACGAGGAGCTGGGCCACGGCCACGTCAGCCACCTCGACCTGCTGGAGGTGCAGGAGGAGaagcaccggcaccggcaccctgtCTGGGAGCACGGCGGGGACCCCGCACCCAGCGCCCCGCCGCCCACCCGCCCCCCCAGGTACCCACCCGTCCCCTCGCCCgctcccggggggctgccccccaccccggcgccaTGGGGGGGCTCATCCGCGctcgcctcccccagcccccgggcCTCCCAGACAAAAAGCTGGACGAAGCCGgcgcccgccgagccccccggTGCTGGGGCCACCCCTGGGAGCCgcggggcccccccgcccccccggcgggACCAGCCCGGCCTGAGCCtgctggggagggtgctgggctTGGAGCACTCCAGCGCCGACCACCCGCACGACGat TGCCTCAACGTCACCCAGCTGCTGGTGAATTTTGGGCTGGACTCGGTGTCCCAGCTGACGCCGGAGCAGTTCACCCTCCTCTGCCCGGCCCTGCTCTACCAGATCGACAGCCGCGTCTGCATCCAGCACAGCGATGAGGTGACGCTGCCTCCCCCGGGGGGGGCCCTGTGGCCAG cgctgggctgggggctcctggCCGTCACCTTCATCAGCCTGCCCTCCGCCCTGGCCGTCGTCCTCGTCCCGCTGCTGAGCCGCCGCTTCTTCCGCTCGCTGCTGGCCTTCCTGGTGGCGCTGGCCGTGGGGACGCTCTGCGGGGACGCCCTGCTCCACCTCTGGCCCCAC GCCCAGGGGAGGCACCAGGAGGCGCCGGCGGAGCTGGGGGCCGCGGTGCTGCaggggctggcggtgctggggggcATCTACCTGCTCTTCCTGgtggagctgctcctggggatgCTGCGACGGAGCCGGGAGGCCACG GGACGCTCCCCCGGAGAGACCCCCGACGTGGCCGCGGGGGTCCTGGCACCGTCGCGAGGAG GGGCTGAGCTGCAGCACCTGACGGCACCGGAGCCAGAGCTGGAGCTCAAATCCCACGGACACCCCCACGGACACCCCCACGGACACCCCCACGGACACTCCCACGGACACTCCcacggccccgcgctgccccccagccccggggccacTGACATTGTCTGGATGGTGGTGCTGGGGGACGGGATCCACAACCTGACGGACGGGCTGGCCATCg GTGCCGCCTTCTCCCACAGCCTCTCCAGCGGCCTCAGCACGGCGCTGGCCGTGCTCTGCCACGAGCTGCCCCACGAGCTGG GCGACCTGGCGGTGCTGCTGCGGGCGGGCACGGCCCCCCGCACCATCCTGCTCCTCAACCTGCTCTcggccctgctctcctgcctgggggccgcggcgggggcggccgtggggcagagcGCGTCCCACCTCACCCCCTGGATCCTCACCGCCACCGCCGGCGTCTTCCTCTACGTGGCCCTGGCCGACATG ctccccgaggCGCTGCGGGGCACCGAGGGCCCCGGCGAGGGCACCTGGGGCCGCTTCCTCCTGCAGAACGCGGGGTTCCTGCTGGGCAGCGGCATCATGCTGGGCATCGCCCTCGCCGAGGGACACGTCCGCGCCTGGCTGCAGCCCTGA
- the NABP2 gene encoding SOSS complex subunit B1 isoform X1, whose amino-acid sequence MSTETLVKDVKPGLKNLNLIFIVLETGGCHGGGGPGSPRPPDPLPPPGRVTKTKDGHEVRTCKVADKTGSINISVWDDVGNLIQPGDIIRLTKGYASVFKGCLTLYTGRGGDLQKIGEFCMVYSEVPNFSEPNPEYVAQQSQSKGAQNESASPAASQTSQGPPAASPAPDSQNGNGLSPGGPAHPPSAPAHPPSGRITRSQPGHPGPAAGPVSNGKETRRSSKR is encoded by the exons ATGAGCACCGAGACGCTGGTGAAGGACGTCAAACCGGGGCTGAAGAACCTCAACCTCATCTTCATCGTGCTGGAGACGGGTGGGTgccacggcgggggggggccggggtccccgcgcccccctgaccccctcccgcccccaggcCGGGTGACGAAGACGAAGGACGGGCACGAGGTGCGGACCTGCAAGGTGGCCGACAAGACGGGCAGCATCAACATCTCGGTGTGGGACGATGTGGGGAACCTCATCCAGCCCGGGGACATCATCCGCCTCACcaaggg gtacGCGTCCGTCTTCAAGGGCTGCCTGACGCTCTACACGGGGCGCGGAGGTGACCTGCAGAAGATCGGCGA GTTCTGCATGGTCTACTCCGAGGTGCCCAACTTCAGCGAGCCCAACCCCGAGTACGTGGCGCAGCAGTCGCAGAGCAAAGGG GCCCAGAACGAGAGCGCGAGTCCGGCTGCTTCGCAGACCAGCCAGGGCCCCCCCGCAGCGTCCCCAG ccCCCGACAGCCAGAACGGGAACGGGCTGAGCCCGGGGGGCCCCGCgcacccccccagcgcccccgcGCACCCCCCCAGCGGCCGCATCACCCGCAGCCAGCCCggccaccccggccccgccgccggccccgtcAGCAACGGCAAGGAGACGCGGAGGAGCAGCAAGAGATAa
- the NABP2 gene encoding SOSS complex subunit B1 isoform X2 — translation MSTETLVKDVKPGLKNLNLIFIVLETGRVTKTKDGHEVRTCKVADKTGSINISVWDDVGNLIQPGDIIRLTKGYASVFKGCLTLYTGRGGDLQKIGEFCMVYSEVPNFSEPNPEYVAQQSQSKGAQNESASPAASQTSQGPPAASPAPDSQNGNGLSPGGPAHPPSAPAHPPSGRITRSQPGHPGPAAGPVSNGKETRRSSKR, via the exons ATGAGCACCGAGACGCTGGTGAAGGACGTCAAACCGGGGCTGAAGAACCTCAACCTCATCTTCATCGTGCTGGAGACGG gcCGGGTGACGAAGACGAAGGACGGGCACGAGGTGCGGACCTGCAAGGTGGCCGACAAGACGGGCAGCATCAACATCTCGGTGTGGGACGATGTGGGGAACCTCATCCAGCCCGGGGACATCATCCGCCTCACcaaggg gtacGCGTCCGTCTTCAAGGGCTGCCTGACGCTCTACACGGGGCGCGGAGGTGACCTGCAGAAGATCGGCGA GTTCTGCATGGTCTACTCCGAGGTGCCCAACTTCAGCGAGCCCAACCCCGAGTACGTGGCGCAGCAGTCGCAGAGCAAAGGG GCCCAGAACGAGAGCGCGAGTCCGGCTGCTTCGCAGACCAGCCAGGGCCCCCCCGCAGCGTCCCCAG ccCCCGACAGCCAGAACGGGAACGGGCTGAGCCCGGGGGGCCCCGCgcacccccccagcgcccccgcGCACCCCCCCAGCGGCCGCATCACCCGCAGCCAGCCCggccaccccggccccgccgccggccccgtcAGCAACGGCAAGGAGACGCGGAGGAGCAGCAAGAGATAa